Within the Phaseolus vulgaris cultivar G19833 chromosome 9, P. vulgaris v2.0, whole genome shotgun sequence genome, the region TGATATTTGGCAAATGAATACCATACACCGCCagctgaattaataaccaatcCAGACACATTCAAAGCATGGACTTGAACACCACCCAGTAAAAAGAAACCAAGGGTCTGAAGAAGCAACCATCAACGGGTTTAGTGCTTGCAGTTAAAACTAGACATAAATGAGCATAAAGGGTACGCAAGCAAAttaaactacaaaaaaaaatatggatagATTATGTATATGTATGAATTTGGCCTGCTGTGACAGATTTTCTATGGCAAACACAGAATCACTCCTAGCTTACCGTGGAAACAACCCCTTTGAGAACGCCAACAATAGTTGTAGTTAAGGCTGAATTAACAATTGTACACAAGAACATGGTGAAGTTGAGAACAATGCCCATCACCAATGAAAGAATAAGAATCATCAAAAATGAAAAGGAATAACTCTGCAAaggaaaacaaaatattagCTTTGGCGTCAATTTATCACTAAATAAAACATGATACAGCTTTGCCATATAATTAAATACTGCAGATTTTTTTAGCTTTTCCAGAATATGTCGCAAGCTATGGCTCCAGCTTTCAACCATCAAAACGGCATTTTTATGATCCTTCCACAAAATGATTACTAAGAATACACTTTGTCAGCACTTTAAAGTGAATCAAGTAATCTATTGATTTAATTTACAATTGTAAAACATCTGATATATAAAAGGCCAATTGCTTTATGAAAGCAAAACGGACCCAGATCGTGCCAAAATCAAAAGTTGCTGTTTTGTCTTGTTTTCCACCATACATCAAGTGATCTTAACCTCACACCGCCCCTATTTTTTTTCCTAGTTTGTAGAAACATGCCCAATTCTAAGAAACTCAAAAGTCACATGCCCAATGGACCAATACATAGAAAATTTGCACAAAACTACTAAGCAGACAATATCAGTAAGAGGAAGGAAATATTAGTGcatatattatttcttttgaatTATCCAACAACATAGAAAAACTATCATATGTAAATGAACATCTTTGCTGTTTGAGACTAAATATAGCTATCACTGAGGCATTTACCAGTTCCTTGTGAAATAATTGGGATTTATTTGATTGTATATATAAACAGATAAGATTTAAAAATGTCCAAATATTCAATTCATTCTGGCATAATCATGAATCAATCCAAATAACAAGAACCAGGTTAAGATTCTGACCTTTGCaaataataaagataaagaaTTTGGGAATTCCCCAGTGACTATGATGAGAAACATCAAGAATGGAAGAGATAGAAAGCTGTTATAGAACATGATTTCCAAGGATGAGAGTCCATCCTCGGCACCAGATTTTTCCACCAGCACAAGGTACATGGTCTGCATATACGAGTAAGCAGCACTATGAACAAACAGTGCAAAATTACAGTGTCGATTccattataaaattaagatttAAGAACTACGATGTATCAGCATATCACCTGAAAAAAAACGGAAACAAAAGCCATGCTATACCCAAAAAGGTCAAAGGAAAAATCTCCAAGGGCAGCAATGAGAACTCCAGCAGCAATCAATATAACTGAAAGAGCCACCTGAAATTTGACAGAAAATTATATACATTAAGATTTATCAGCTCAAGAGTGGAAAGAACGAAATGCTACCAATCATTATAATTCACACCCAAGGCTAATCAACTGTGGCATTAGACCCACATACACTTTACACTGTACAAGAAAATGAACACAGCTTTACACACTGTTCATTGTTTATAAGGTACCATACCCAATTTTAGAGTCCACCAGTGATCAGTATTTCCACAAGAAGATCAAAGTTTATTCTTGTTTGCTGCACTAACTAAATTCCGTTACCAATGGTTCGTCTCCCTTTTTAAATAACACAATTTCTCTTCTTGAAAACCTCTTGTTGCAACTTAGTTCAACCAATAACTTTCATGGTATGTAATTCACATAGATAAACTATTTTGACAAGGTGACAGAATGAACAAAACCTCAAATAACAACCAATACCTGAGCTGTAGGTCTCCCCTTTCCCGAGAAGTACCCAGCAATAAGTACAGCAAGCGGCGTAAGCCTCTTGATCGCAATATACATTGGGATATTGACTCCTTTCAAACTGGCCAAAGCAAAAGCCACATTAGCATTATAGAAAATTGAAAGCGGAAGCAGTCGCTTGGCCGTCGCCATATCCAGTTCTCTCGCCTTCGTGTATCCCATATTCCTACCAACGTGAATAAGCAAAGAGGTAGCCAATTGCTGAAAAACACAAACATCGGTAAACAAAAATCCAACAGCAATAAAGGGCGAGAATCTGTTATTTTATCAGCAAAGGCAATAATAATACCTGAAAAGTGAGAAGAGTCATCGAATATGCATACTGCATAAGAACAGCCTTGTTGATAAAAACCATGAGCATGGAGGCAAATCCATAAGCCACAGCCGCGAGCAAACTACGTGAAAACAAAATCTCAGTCATGGCAGCTATTCTCGAGCCTTGAATATCCAGAATTCGTAAGAGCAAGATTCAGCGATGGAATGTTAATGAAGTAGTGATTGAGGCAGTGTGAGAAACGGTTATTGAAAACGAGATTGAGCTAAACGATGAGGAAAAAGAGAAGCATGTGGAAAACCTTGACAAGGAGCTGGTTTCTGCATCTGCACGGATCTCCATGAGTAAGAAATGGCGAAAAAGAGATCCAACAAATCAAAGATTAAGAATAAAACAGAACCTggagaaaattaaaaaagaaaaaaaaacaattaaatataaaattagggAGCGATTTAGTTGGAAAAGGCGAGTTTACATGTCTGCGGAATTGAtaagagaaagaagagaaagttTGAGAGAAAatagtaaaaagaaaaagaaagagagaaaggagAAAACAGTGAAACAGCTGGCGTAGTGTGGCGTTTCATTGCTCCCAGTTGCCATGCACCAAACTTCTCCGTCTTTCGCcatcactcactcactcacccAATTCCTACCAAGTAAATTGTAATTAACTATTCTCATCAATAACTATAACCGTTGACATTATACAAAAATAACCTAacctaataaatatttatatcaaaCTACTTAATCACATACTTACAAATTCAAACACTTATTACATACATTCTTATGTAAATTAATATTCAATTATATTGAATATGTTTACACTTAACTCACCGTCATCATCACGATAACAAAAATTAACCATAAGGTTTTATGATAGGatgattaattatataaaagtagtgatacaatatttttttatggtatGTTACATCATTATTGAATTAAGATATTTAGTATAATAATTTCACGCTTCAATAAATgaattatatgtttaatataataactCTTCTCGTACTAAGTTGGAAACGCTCCAATAAAtgaatcatatatatatttaatatagtaACCCTCCttacattaaattaaatgaatcCAACAATTAAGCAAAGTTAGACAAAATTTAGGGttattcatatttttcgtgaaggaaatacgtgtgttgataagttgattaatttatgatttattcatagagaatccttttattggtataataagTTTTCATCTAgtcttttattataattttttattaatagataTAATCTACCTCTATATATTGTGTTTTGTTGACATATGAATTTTGGCCTAAtttccccatatttttgtattttttttaataatatttttttcatatgatggcaaataattgttgttatttgaagtgtcagcctaactgagatgtcaagtagtATAATGTTGCCTaacatgttagacaagtcttaATCTACTTTTAAATAACCTAATTCACATACAAAATGTATAACTATAAACCTAGACAAGCACGGTGGATTTCACAcacaaaattttcaatttatacaTAAGATACAAGAAAGAACacttattgtaaaaaaaaagcCCAATTCAAATATTACTGAAAACGTATTATATTTTACAATATAACTTCTAATTAAAATAACTTCAAATGTTTATAGCTCAATATTTTCATACACTATCTcttaaaaagttaaaacaaaactGATTTTAAACTATGAGAATGACATTCATGAAGTAATGCTTAtttcaaagtcaaacatatagtttttaatatgctaattagttaaattttcttatatattaaaagTTTGGTAACTTTTAAGATGATatgtaatgaaaaaaaaaatataattttttttttacgatTAATAATGAGTTTAATCCTATTGTATCAGGTTGAATAGTCATTTACatagttagaaatatatattatcttCTATCTAGCTTTTAAgatataatatttgttatttatattaatatctaTATCTCATATAACTAGTATTTTAATATGTATATCTATATATTCATATGATTTCTATATcgtatttatttaaattcaaattcaacgATCAATACTCGTCAATATTTATAATTCATACTACCATTCAAACACTTTTAATGACTTATTCACATCACCATCAACATGTAATTCACCAAATCAACAAAAATCTAATTTCACATCTAATCTTATTCAAAACAATCTATTTTACTCAATAACCAATCCTACAAGAAAATTTGAAGATGGTGGCCACATTCACATTCAAATCTTATAATCTAGGATTCTAttgggaaaaaaaatataaaatcaacttatCTTACCTGTGTAAAAGTAGGTATGCTCACAAATAGATCTAACTCCTAAAGATCACAAGATAGTTTTACTTGCACCACATAATTATGATCAATGATCTAAACATATTATTAAGACTATGAACTAACATAAACTAATCATGAAGCAAAAATCATCACATGCAACCATAACTAACCAAACAAgcctaaaaaataaaaaaagctgactaaaaaaatgaacaaaaatgaatttattcTAACTAAATTTTTGACATTTCAATTTTGTAGTATTCACTCTTAAAAATCTAGTGACGGACTTCGATCGTCAATATAATGAAATAAACTCGGAGAAAAGGTAGAGGAGGAAACCATGATAAATTTTGGAAAGATGGTTattttactaaaattaaacataaataattgatttttctatttaaatattctttcactttaataaaatattcaagtgtTATTTATAAGAGTCATACTCTACTACCATTTTCTAGTCCTTATCAATCTTAGATTTTTTCATCTAAttcatttttaatgttttgttcATATCAGCTGGTAGCTAAGGTTCTATGAATAAATTTCACCAAAtaacaaaatgttgtttttatttcaatttagttttgatatgtatttattaatatttaatttaatctttatAAAGCCATAGTTATTTTTCTCACCAATTGTATCAAATTTCAAACTTATAAGTTTGATGGtaataaatattaagaataagACTAGTACAAT harbors:
- the LOC137821394 gene encoding UDP-galactose/UDP-glucose transporter 7 isoform X1; this translates as MKRHTTPAVSLFSPFSLSFSFYYFLSNFLFFLLSIPQTYAETSSLSSLLAAVAYGFASMLMVFINKAVLMQYAYSMTLLTFQQLATSLLIHVGRNMGYTKARELDMATAKRLLPLSIFYNANVAFALASLKGVNIPMYIAIKRLTPLAVLIAGYFSGKGRPTAQVALSVILIAAGVLIAALGDFSFDLFGYSMAFVSVFFQTMYLVLVEKSGAEDGLSSLEIMFYNSFLSLPFLMFLIIVTGEFPNSLSLLFAKSYSFSFLMILILSLVMGIVLNFTMFLCTIVNSALTTTIVGVLKGVVSTTLGFFLLGGVQVHALNVSGLVINSAGGVWYSFAKYQQKRSKAMKLVPDAEAHRK
- the LOC137821394 gene encoding UDP-galactose/UDP-glucose transporter 7 isoform X2 codes for the protein MEIRADAETSSLSSLLAAVAYGFASMLMVFINKAVLMQYAYSMTLLTFQQLATSLLIHVGRNMGYTKARELDMATAKRLLPLSIFYNANVAFALASLKGVNIPMYIAIKRLTPLAVLIAGYFSGKGRPTAQVALSVILIAAGVLIAALGDFSFDLFGYSMAFVSVFFQTMYLVLVEKSGAEDGLSSLEIMFYNSFLSLPFLMFLIIVTGEFPNSLSLLFAKSYSFSFLMILILSLVMGIVLNFTMFLCTIVNSALTTTIVGVLKGVVSTTLGFFLLGGVQVHALNVSGLVINSAGGVWYSFAKYQQKRSKAMKLVPDAEAHRK